The genomic interval ACGTATCCCGGCGCATCAAAAATTGACAAACCAAATCAGGCATGGGTGCAACTCTGGGAGCGCCTGTGCATAAGGGCCTGAAAGCCCGCACTGAAGCGAGCAGAGCTGTACCCATGCCACATGCAGCAAAATCTCAATTCAATTCATAAAAAAAATATCCAATTTACGGAAGAACCACAAAAAAAGACCGGGTTACCCCGGCCTTTTTATCGTAATCATGTAGTTGGGATTTACATCTGATAAAGAGGAACGTCGGAACCGCACATCTTCACAGATTGCAGTTTGTCGTATTCTTCTTTCGAAATCGACGGCCCTTCGCGGTCGCAAACCTGGTCAAAAACTTGAGTAAGGTTGGTCGCAATGGCGTTGGCGTCCATTTGTTCAATGTGACGGCGCTCTAATACATGAACCGGCTTGCCCTCTTTGAATAACGCAATGCAGGGCGAGCACGGCGGAATCTCCGCCATGTGTTCACGGACGCGGCCCACCGC from Candidatus Hinthialibacter antarcticus carries:
- a CDS encoding BrxA/BrxB family bacilliredoxin, which encodes MPPIYDPEAVKPMEQELVSVGITALSTPEDVDQAVAQDGAVLIVINSVCGCAAGGARPGVTQALQHAKIPTHLYTAFAGVTTEAVGRVREHMAEIPPCSPCIALFKEGKPVHVLERRHIEQMDANAIATNLTQVFDQVCDREGPSISKEEYDKLQSVKMCGSDVPLYQM